Proteins encoded within one genomic window of Bradyrhizobium sp. CB1717:
- a CDS encoding 2-dehydropantoate 2-reductase N-terminal domain-containing protein — protein MARNILILGASYGSLLGTKLLMAGHNVTLVCRAKTAELINRDGTEVRIKLRDEAVHRAIFSRNLPGKLDAVTPANVDLSRYDLVGLAMQEPQYTNHTVRVLMVKIAAAKLPCLSIMNMPPLPYLKRIPALADMDLEEAYTNAQVWERFEPGLVTLCSPDPQAFRPPEEAANVLHVGLPTNFKASVFADEKHNKLLRELEADIDAVTLDGHDVPVKLKVFDSLFVPLAKWSMLLTGNYRCITPNEPQSIRDAVHGDLARSQTIYDHVDALARRLGADPQDQVPFAKYAKAAESLLKPSSAARAVASGAPFIERVDLLVKLISHQLGVPNAEIDRTVETVDQKLNEKIVQGGSGAQ, from the coding sequence ATGGCGCGTAACATTCTGATTCTCGGGGCTTCCTACGGCTCCCTGCTGGGCACGAAGCTGCTGATGGCGGGGCACAATGTGACCCTGGTCTGCCGCGCCAAGACCGCAGAGCTCATCAATCGCGACGGTACCGAGGTGCGCATCAAGTTGCGCGACGAGGCCGTGCACCGGGCAATCTTCTCGCGCAACCTTCCCGGGAAGCTCGATGCCGTGACGCCGGCCAACGTCGATCTCTCCCGTTACGATCTGGTTGGCCTGGCGATGCAGGAGCCGCAATACACCAACCACACGGTGCGCGTCCTCATGGTCAAGATCGCCGCGGCGAAGCTGCCGTGCCTGTCGATCATGAACATGCCGCCGCTGCCCTACCTGAAGCGGATTCCGGCGCTTGCCGACATGGACCTCGAGGAGGCCTACACCAACGCGCAGGTGTGGGAGCGGTTCGAGCCGGGGCTGGTGACGCTGTGCTCGCCCGACCCGCAGGCCTTCCGCCCGCCGGAGGAAGCCGCGAACGTGCTTCATGTCGGCCTGCCCACCAATTTCAAGGCATCGGTCTTCGCGGACGAGAAGCACAACAAGCTGTTGCGCGAGCTCGAAGCCGACATCGACGCCGTGACGCTCGACGGCCACGACGTGCCGGTGAAGCTGAAGGTGTTCGATTCCCTGTTCGTGCCGCTGGCGAAATGGTCGATGCTGCTCACCGGCAATTACCGCTGCATCACCCCGAACGAGCCGCAATCGATCCGCGACGCCGTGCATGGCGACCTCGCACGCTCGCAGACGATCTACGACCATGTCGATGCCCTCGCCCGCCGCCTCGGTGCCGATCCGCAGGACCAGGTGCCATTCGCGAAATACGCCAAGGCCGCCGAAAGCCTGCTCAAGCCGTCTTCGGCCGCGCGCGCGGTCGCAAGCGGCGCGCCCTTCATCGAGCGCGTCGACCTCCTGGTGAAGCTGATCTCGCATCAGCTCGGCGTACCCAATGCCGAGATCGACCGCACGGTGGAGACCGT
- a CDS encoding alpha/beta hydrolase produces the protein MAFEVARSLSSPGDLASADFADKVGLSLRSFADDAVHAIERVEIDGFDQGALTGYFLPALRHGPSAPAVICVADEDITLASMVSRLLPAALRRNMSLLLIDAGNSPVRRPLKQEHILQCWLDYLEARPDVDAQRIAIYGEGAGASHASRLVLSDRRIAAAVCDGGLLRLVTQRASVHWMTGVEQVAAGEVPMRPLPSSRRMACPVLMVVGSRSMMREQEALELQAGYRQAGADCSVVVPNRIPYPLGEVENFVTVDDFIFEWLDAKLGAARRLDPVTYL, from the coding sequence ATGGCGTTCGAAGTCGCGCGAAGCCTGTCGTCTCCGGGAGATCTGGCGAGCGCCGACTTCGCGGACAAGGTCGGTCTCAGCCTGAGAAGCTTCGCGGACGATGCGGTTCACGCGATCGAGCGCGTCGAGATTGACGGCTTCGATCAGGGCGCGTTGACCGGCTACTTCCTGCCGGCGCTCCGTCACGGGCCTTCCGCGCCCGCGGTCATCTGCGTCGCCGACGAGGACATCACCCTGGCCTCGATGGTGAGCAGGCTGTTGCCCGCCGCGCTGCGCCGTAACATGTCGCTTCTGCTCATCGATGCCGGCAATTCGCCTGTTCGTCGCCCGCTCAAACAGGAGCATATCCTCCAATGCTGGCTGGACTATCTGGAGGCTCGCCCGGATGTCGACGCGCAGCGGATCGCGATCTACGGCGAAGGGGCGGGCGCCAGTCATGCCTCCCGCCTCGTCCTCTCGGATCGCAGGATAGCCGCCGCCGTGTGCGACGGCGGCCTTTTGCGGCTGGTCACGCAGCGTGCATCGGTTCATTGGATGACAGGCGTTGAGCAGGTTGCCGCGGGCGAAGTCCCGATGCGTCCGCTGCCGTCGTCGCGCCGGATGGCCTGCCCGGTTCTCATGGTGGTCGGCAGCCGCTCGATGATGCGCGAGCAGGAGGCGCTCGAGCTGCAAGCCGGCTATCGTCAGGCCGGAGCCGACTGCTCGGTCGTCGTGCCGAACCGCATCCCGTATCCTCTGGGCGAGGTCGAGAACTTCGTCACGGTGGATGACTTCATTTTCGAGTGGCTCGACGCCAAACTTGGAGCGGCCCGTCGCCTCGACCCCGTCACCTATCTCTAG
- a CDS encoding MarR family transcriptional regulator, with amino-acid sequence MIEKKLDRAITDFIWNIVEIHSQLEDIHSSWAGLLGITEPQWLILMAITELDEGRGVAGIDIANKLRIHPAFVTNQTKSLEKGGFLSRRPAADDARFVLMSLTEKATTDIEKLSKRKLALNSTMFNELDEKTLADLNAALATIAKNARLAARLLAIDVS; translated from the coding sequence ATGATCGAGAAGAAGCTCGACCGGGCGATTACGGACTTCATCTGGAATATCGTTGAAATCCACTCGCAGCTGGAGGACATCCACAGCAGCTGGGCCGGACTGCTGGGCATCACCGAGCCGCAATGGCTGATCCTGATGGCCATCACCGAGCTGGACGAGGGACGTGGCGTCGCCGGAATCGACATTGCGAACAAGCTGCGGATCCACCCCGCCTTCGTAACCAACCAGACCAAGAGTCTCGAGAAGGGCGGCTTCCTGTCGCGACGGCCCGCAGCCGACGACGCCCGCTTCGTTCTGATGTCGCTGACGGAAAAGGCGACAACGGACATCGAAAAACTGTCCAAGCGGAAGCTCGCCCTGAATTCGACCATGTTCAACGAGCTCGACGAAAAGACCCTCGCCGATCTGAATGCCGCGCTCGCGACCATCGCCAAGAATGCCCGGCTCGCTGCACGGCTGCTGGCCATCGACGTGTCGTGA
- a CDS encoding porin, with amino-acid sequence MKLTKTLFLGSAAGLMAVSGAFAADLPVKAKAVEYVKVCSLYGAGFYYIPGTDTCIKLGGYLRADAVLGSNSDFNPNQSGTAGARNRMMNYYTFRAREDLNIDTRTATEYGVVRTFFDGVFTWTTGNYTPTGSATGATQYSGTLGLNAAGTGLVGSGSGNVNGTDGNTSAGALGVYYAFIQFAGFTMGKAVSQFDAPWTNYPGNITDNLVGGSGTVTGVTQFTYTADFGQGVTASFSAEDATAYYQAGNLNMTGATASGILGGSYGTNAIGGSRSPNLVGQVRVDQAWGLFQASVAAHDNHVGYYGATETTGHPDDKWGWAVQLALSIKNIPTGAGDTINIQGVYTDGATRYNFQNLSGSSYALFGSSSTAYGSVGFANAPDTVFVTGSSQETVKTWGFRGAYTHNWDPYWNTALYGAYAQAQFGTLAKTSICGAGGAGGTFGSLAGVTSCNPDFAIGQLGIVTRWTPVKNLTFSADLSWTHLDQKYSGVVAIAPSSTTAKPAATYELKDQDSIAMILRAQRNW; translated from the coding sequence ATGAAGTTGACGAAGACGCTCTTTCTCGGCTCGGCAGCCGGCCTGATGGCCGTCTCCGGTGCGTTCGCAGCCGATCTCCCCGTGAAGGCCAAGGCGGTCGAATACGTGAAGGTCTGCTCGCTGTACGGCGCCGGCTTCTACTACATCCCGGGCACCGACACCTGCATCAAGCTCGGTGGTTACCTGCGCGCTGACGCCGTGCTGGGCTCCAACTCGGACTTCAACCCGAACCAGAGCGGTACCGCCGGTGCGCGCAACCGCATGATGAACTACTATACCTTCCGCGCTCGTGAAGACCTGAACATCGACACGCGCACGGCCACCGAATACGGCGTGGTCCGTACCTTCTTCGACGGCGTGTTCACCTGGACGACCGGCAACTATACGCCCACCGGTTCGGCGACGGGTGCGACCCAGTACAGCGGTACGCTCGGTCTCAACGCTGCTGGCACCGGCCTCGTCGGCTCGGGCAGCGGCAACGTCAACGGCACCGACGGCAACACCTCGGCCGGTGCGCTCGGCGTGTACTACGCCTTCATCCAGTTCGCTGGCTTCACGATGGGTAAGGCCGTGTCGCAGTTCGACGCGCCCTGGACCAACTATCCCGGCAACATCACCGACAACCTCGTCGGCGGCAGCGGCACCGTGACCGGCGTCACCCAGTTCACCTACACGGCCGATTTCGGCCAGGGCGTGACGGCGTCGTTCTCGGCTGAAGATGCGACCGCGTACTATCAGGCCGGCAACCTCAACATGACCGGCGCGACCGCCTCCGGCATCCTCGGTGGCTCGTACGGCACCAACGCAATCGGCGGCTCGCGTTCGCCGAACCTCGTGGGTCAGGTGCGTGTCGACCAGGCCTGGGGCCTGTTCCAGGCGTCGGTGGCTGCGCATGACAACCACGTGGGCTACTACGGCGCGACGGAAACCACCGGCCACCCCGACGACAAGTGGGGCTGGGCGGTTCAGCTCGCTCTGTCGATCAAGAACATCCCGACCGGCGCGGGTGACACGATCAACATCCAGGGCGTCTACACCGACGGTGCGACCCGCTACAACTTCCAGAACCTGTCGGGCAGCAGCTACGCGCTGTTCGGTAGCTCGAGCACGGCCTACGGCAGCGTCGGCTTCGCCAATGCTCCTGACACCGTCTTCGTGACCGGCAGCTCGCAGGAAACCGTCAAGACCTGGGGCTTCCGCGGCGCCTACACCCACAACTGGGATCCCTACTGGAACACCGCGCTCTACGGTGCCTATGCTCAGGCCCAGTTCGGCACGCTGGCCAAGACCTCGATCTGCGGCGCCGGTGGCGCTGGCGGCACGTTCGGCAGCCTGGCCGGTGTCACCTCGTGTAACCCGGACTTCGCGATCGGCCAGCTCGGTATCGTCACCCGCTGGACCCCGGTCAAGAACCTGACCTTCTCGGCCGACCTCTCCTGGACGCACCTCGACCAGAAGTATTCTGGCGTGGTTGCCATCGCTCCGTCGAGCACGACCGCCAAGCCAGCCGCGACCTACGAGCTGAAGGATCAGGACTCGATCGCGATGATCCTCCGCGCTCAGCGCAACTGGTAA
- a CDS encoding MarR family transcriptional regulator, with amino-acid sequence MPLAREAVELLVQAARAWYFEGNQHGLRDREWMALRFLGRANRFSRTPSALAGFIGATRATASQIVKTLESKSFLVRKPSHEDKRSVVLHVTAQGEKCLSQHDPINHVVNAVTALGTDECIRLRDSMREILNHLDAAHQRLDASICRDCMFLAERSPGLGPAAAKGRTTAEFMCRLYRAPVSLEETELLCTSFERTRDRPKIEEHLDRARVASQG; translated from the coding sequence ATGCCATTGGCAAGAGAAGCCGTCGAGCTGCTGGTCCAGGCGGCGCGGGCTTGGTATTTCGAAGGCAATCAGCATGGATTGCGCGATCGGGAATGGATGGCGCTGCGGTTTCTCGGCCGCGCCAACAGGTTTTCGCGCACACCGTCCGCGCTCGCCGGCTTCATCGGCGCCACCAGGGCGACGGCATCGCAGATCGTGAAGACGCTGGAGAGCAAGTCCTTCCTGGTGCGCAAACCCTCGCATGAGGACAAGCGCTCCGTGGTGCTCCATGTCACCGCGCAGGGCGAGAAGTGCCTGAGCCAGCACGATCCGATCAATCACGTGGTGAATGCTGTCACGGCGCTCGGGACCGACGAGTGCATCCGCTTGCGCGACTCGATGCGCGAGATCCTCAATCACCTCGACGCCGCGCATCAGCGACTCGATGCCAGCATCTGCCGGGACTGCATGTTTCTCGCCGAACGCAGCCCAGGCCTCGGACCAGCCGCGGCAAAGGGGCGTACAACCGCCGAGTTCATGTGCCGGTTGTATCGCGCCCCTGTTTCGCTCGAGGAGACCGAGCTGCTCTGCACCAGCTTCGAGCGCACCCGCGACCGCCCCAAGATCGAGGAGCATCTCGATCGCGCGCGGGTGGCGAGCCAGGGCTGA
- the fliI gene encoding flagellar protein export ATPase FliI, which translates to MNALRQLEWALLELQQSTPLASVSGAISEIAPTHFRVSGLSRFVRLGELIGVNSGGKPQIGEVVRIDSDGIIAKPFDRQFGGGLGSVAYRMPPLSFAPDPSWKGRVINALGAPLDGQGPLTPGSRAVSAEAEAPSAMKRARVHKPLRTGVRVIDLFSPICAGQRVGIFAGSGVGKSTLLAMLARSQGFDTVVLALVGERGREVREFIEDVLGNNRSRAVTIVSTGDESPMMRRLAPKTAMAVAEYFRDRGESVLLMVDSITRFAHAAREVALAAGEPAVARGYAPTVFTDLPRLLERAGPGEEGSGTITGIFSVLVDGDDHNEPIADTIRSTLDGHIVLSRHIADQARYPAVDVLASVSRLAHNVWDPEERELVSKLRTMIAKYEDTRDLRLMGGYQPGRDSGLDQAVDMVPRIYNAMRQEASAPPSADPFRELRDMLKGD; encoded by the coding sequence TTGAACGCTCTTCGGCAACTCGAGTGGGCGCTGCTGGAGCTTCAGCAGAGCACTCCCCTGGCCAGCGTCAGCGGCGCGATCTCCGAGATCGCACCGACGCATTTCCGTGTCTCCGGCCTGTCGCGCTTCGTCAGGCTGGGTGAGCTGATCGGCGTCAATTCCGGCGGCAAGCCCCAGATCGGCGAAGTGGTCCGGATCGACAGCGACGGCATCATCGCCAAGCCGTTCGACCGGCAGTTCGGTGGCGGCCTTGGCTCGGTCGCCTATCGGATGCCGCCGCTGTCCTTCGCGCCCGATCCGAGCTGGAAGGGCCGCGTCATCAACGCGCTCGGCGCCCCCTTGGACGGACAGGGTCCGCTCACGCCGGGATCGCGCGCCGTCTCGGCGGAGGCCGAGGCGCCGTCGGCCATGAAGCGCGCGCGCGTCCATAAGCCGCTGCGTACCGGCGTGCGCGTCATCGACCTGTTTTCCCCGATCTGCGCCGGCCAGCGCGTCGGCATCTTCGCCGGCTCCGGCGTCGGCAAATCGACGCTGCTCGCCATGCTCGCCCGCAGCCAGGGTTTTGACACCGTCGTGCTGGCGCTGGTCGGCGAGCGCGGCCGCGAGGTGCGCGAATTCATCGAGGACGTGCTCGGCAATAACCGCAGCCGTGCCGTCACCATCGTATCGACGGGCGATGAAAGCCCGATGATGCGGCGGCTGGCGCCGAAGACGGCCATGGCGGTTGCCGAGTATTTCCGCGACCGGGGCGAATCGGTCCTGCTCATGGTCGATTCGATCACCCGCTTCGCCCACGCGGCGCGCGAGGTCGCGCTCGCCGCCGGCGAGCCCGCGGTGGCGCGCGGCTACGCACCGACGGTCTTCACCGACCTGCCGCGCCTCCTGGAGCGCGCCGGCCCCGGCGAAGAGGGATCCGGCACGATCACCGGCATCTTCTCCGTGCTGGTCGACGGCGACGACCACAACGAGCCGATCGCCGACACCATCCGCAGCACGCTCGACGGGCACATCGTGCTCTCCAGGCACATCGCCGATCAGGCCCGCTATCCGGCCGTGGACGTCCTCGCCTCGGTCTCCCGCCTCGCCCACAACGTCTGGGACCCCGAGGAACGCGAATTGGTGAGCAAGCTGCGCACCATGATCGCCAAATACGAGGACACCCGCGACCTGCGCCTGATGGGCGGATACCAGCCCGGACGCGATTCGGGCCTCGACCAGGCGGTCGACATGGTTCCGCGAATCTACAACGCGATGCGGCAGGAGGCCTCCGCGCCGCCAAGCGCCGACCCGTTCCGCGAGCTCCGGGACATGCTCAAGGGCGACTGA
- the flgF gene encoding flagellar basal-body rod protein FlgF encodes MQSALYVGLSAQVALEKRLQTIANNVANVNTAAFRTDVVKFETVLSKAGANPVAFSSPGDNIISREQGNITESGNPLDVAVVGQGWLAFAGPNGTVYTRDGRLQIAANGDLQTVSGFPVVDAGGAQITLDPNGGPVSISRSGAITQDNNEIGTIGLFNIPADANLERYGNSGVTPDRPATAIADFSRDGFKQGYVEGSGANPMMELTKLMAASRAFDGTNSMIEGTESSLQNAIRTLGEPGK; translated from the coding sequence ATGCAATCCGCTCTCTATGTGGGATTGTCGGCGCAGGTCGCCCTCGAAAAGCGCCTCCAGACGATCGCCAACAACGTTGCCAACGTCAACACGGCGGCATTCCGCACCGACGTGGTGAAGTTCGAGACCGTGCTGTCCAAGGCCGGCGCGAACCCGGTCGCCTTCTCCTCGCCCGGCGACAACATCATCTCGCGCGAGCAAGGCAACATCACCGAGAGCGGCAATCCGCTCGACGTCGCCGTGGTCGGACAGGGCTGGCTCGCCTTCGCCGGCCCGAACGGCACGGTCTATACGCGTGACGGCCGCCTCCAGATCGCCGCCAACGGCGACCTTCAGACGGTGTCGGGCTTCCCCGTCGTCGATGCCGGCGGCGCGCAGATCACGCTCGACCCGAACGGCGGACCGGTCTCGATCTCGCGCAGCGGCGCGATCACCCAGGACAACAACGAGATCGGCACCATCGGCCTGTTCAACATTCCCGCCGACGCCAATCTCGAGCGCTACGGCAATTCCGGCGTCACGCCCGACCGGCCTGCGACCGCGATCGCCGATTTCTCCCGCGACGGCTTCAAGCAGGGCTATGTCGAGGGGTCCGGCGCCAATCCGATGATGGAATTGACCAAGCTGATGGCAGCCTCGCGCGCCTTCGACGGCACCAATTCGATGATCGAGGGTACCGAGAGCTCGCTGCAGAACGCAATCCGGACGCTGGGCGAGCCGGGCAAATAG
- a CDS encoding DUF1217 domain-containing protein: MLSTIADYTRLTNDLGKSMTQVAQEPDVSRETDYFLSHIGNVKTIDDFLKDYRLYSYAMKAYGLSDMTYAKAFMRKVLTEGISDKDAFANKLTDTRYRQFATAFNFAALGDQATQAAAATTGTATQYVTQTMEEKAGDQNEGLRLALYFTRKASTITNAYQILADKALTQVVQTAMGWPATISSSDIDVQAKMITDKIDLTDFQDPTKVTKFVQRFAAMWDATQAQSDTSTNPALVLIAGAATSVSMDTNVLTTLQNIKFNR; encoded by the coding sequence ATGCTATCCACCATCGCGGATTACACCAGACTGACCAATGACCTGGGCAAGTCGATGACCCAGGTCGCGCAGGAGCCCGACGTCAGCCGCGAGACCGATTATTTTCTCAGCCATATCGGCAATGTGAAGACGATCGACGACTTCCTGAAGGACTACCGCCTCTACAGCTATGCGATGAAGGCCTACGGCCTCAGCGACATGACCTATGCCAAGGCGTTCATGCGCAAGGTGCTGACCGAGGGGATCTCGGACAAGGACGCCTTCGCCAACAAGCTCACCGACACCCGCTACCGGCAGTTCGCCACCGCCTTCAACTTTGCCGCGCTCGGCGACCAGGCGACCCAGGCCGCGGCGGCCACGACCGGTACGGCGACCCAATACGTCACGCAGACGATGGAGGAGAAGGCCGGCGACCAGAACGAAGGTCTGCGGCTGGCGCTCTATTTCACCCGCAAGGCCTCCACGATCACCAACGCCTACCAGATCCTCGCCGACAAGGCGCTGACGCAGGTGGTGCAGACGGCGATGGGCTGGCCGGCCACGATCAGCTCGTCCGACATCGATGTCCAGGCCAAGATGATCACGGACAAGATCGATCTCACCGATTTCCAGGACCCGACCAAGGTCACCAAATTCGTGCAGCGCTTCGCGGCGATGTGGGATGCGACCCAGGCCCAGAGCGACACCTCGACCAATCCCGCGCTGGTCCTGATCGCCGGCGCAGCGACGTCGGTCAGCATGGATACCAACGTGCTCACGACGCTTCAGAACATCAAGTTCAACAGGTAA
- the motA gene encoding flagellar motor stator protein MotA codes for MGSFVGIFITVAALLGGFAAMGGHLAVLMQPWEFVIIIGTAVGTFILANPWKTVVDSGVACMQAITNAVPGQRYYLDLLGALHALMRELRGKGRNEVEAHIDDPSSSEIFKAFPSVLGDPSLLQFICDYVRLIIMGNARTHEIEALMDEEIHTIVKSKLAPYHALVTVSEAMPALGIVAAVLGVIKAMGALDQSPKLLGGFIGAALVGTFAGIFISYGVLSPFAIKIKMTREKRCRPYIIVKQTLLAFMNGAMPQIAVEHGRKMISSNERPSIDVVENETIAGPKAVPSEAEPKAARA; via the coding sequence TTGGGCAGTTTCGTGGGGATTTTCATCACGGTGGCGGCGCTGCTCGGCGGATTTGCCGCCATGGGCGGGCATCTGGCCGTGCTGATGCAGCCGTGGGAATTCGTCATCATCATCGGCACCGCGGTCGGCACCTTCATCCTGGCCAATCCGTGGAAGACGGTGGTCGACAGCGGGGTGGCCTGCATGCAGGCCATCACCAACGCGGTGCCGGGACAGCGTTATTACCTCGACCTGCTCGGGGCGCTGCACGCCCTGATGCGTGAGCTCAGGGGCAAGGGCCGCAACGAGGTGGAGGCGCATATCGACGATCCCTCGTCCTCCGAGATCTTCAAGGCGTTCCCCAGCGTGCTCGGTGACCCCTCGCTGCTTCAGTTCATCTGCGACTATGTCCGTCTCATCATCATGGGCAACGCGCGCACGCACGAGATCGAGGCGCTGATGGACGAGGAGATCCACACCATCGTGAAGAGCAAGCTGGCGCCCTACCATGCGCTGGTGACGGTATCCGAGGCGATGCCGGCCCTCGGCATCGTCGCTGCGGTGCTCGGCGTCATCAAGGCGATGGGCGCGCTCGACCAGTCGCCGAAGCTGCTCGGCGGCTTCATCGGCGCGGCCCTGGTCGGGACCTTCGCCGGCATCTTCATATCCTATGGCGTCCTTTCGCCGTTCGCGATCAAGATCAAGATGACGCGCGAGAAGAGGTGCCGGCCCTACATCATCGTCAAGCAGACGCTGCTGGCGTTCATGAACGGCGCCATGCCGCAGATCGCGGTCGAGCACGGCCGCAAGATGATCTCGAGCAACGAGCGTCCCTCGATCGACGTCGTCGAGAACGAGACGATCGCGGGTCCCAAGGCCGTCCCGAGCGAGGCTGAACCGAAGGCTGCGCGCGCATGA
- a CDS encoding FliM/FliN family flagellar motor switch protein: MTMEDVEVDQRKQLPNYLLDAAGISIERMPMLNVIFDRMAASCTDSLQPMAGTPCYFSVNGITNDPLGDIIKDYEGNAVAAVLYAEQWDSRVIIMLDRDFVFTMVEAMFGSDGAEPPLDVERTFSNIEIRLVQALFERFAKALQGAFAGTSNVTFRVERVETAMASLAIGRASNMSICANMMVQALYRGGQMFLIIPHSALNPLRQKLATVTASDGRTTDPRWREQMESEVNKTEVTLTAVLDEKMVTLGDVVKFQVGQVLELEATPRSLARLESNNQVLFWCQIGQLDGYYAMQVSDPVDQKREFVDDILSR, translated from the coding sequence ATGACGATGGAAGACGTCGAGGTCGATCAGCGGAAGCAGCTGCCGAACTACCTGCTGGATGCGGCGGGTATCTCCATCGAACGCATGCCGATGCTCAATGTGATCTTCGATCGCATGGCGGCATCTTGCACCGACAGCCTGCAGCCGATGGCGGGAACGCCCTGCTACTTCTCGGTCAACGGCATCACCAACGACCCTCTCGGCGACATCATCAAGGACTACGAGGGCAACGCGGTGGCCGCCGTGCTCTATGCCGAGCAGTGGGATTCGCGCGTCATCATCATGCTGGATCGCGACTTCGTGTTCACGATGGTCGAGGCGATGTTCGGCTCCGACGGCGCCGAGCCGCCGCTCGACGTCGAGCGCACCTTCTCGAACATCGAGATCCGGCTGGTCCAGGCCCTGTTCGAGCGGTTCGCCAAGGCACTGCAAGGCGCCTTCGCCGGCACGTCCAACGTCACCTTCCGTGTCGAGCGGGTCGAGACGGCCATGGCGTCGCTGGCGATCGGGCGCGCCAGCAACATGTCGATCTGCGCGAACATGATGGTGCAGGCGCTCTATCGCGGCGGCCAGATGTTCCTGATCATTCCGCACTCCGCGCTCAACCCGCTCAGGCAGAAGCTTGCAACTGTCACCGCCAGCGACGGCCGCACGACCGATCCGCGTTGGCGCGAGCAGATGGAGAGCGAGGTCAACAAGACCGAAGTGACGTTGACTGCCGTGCTCGACGAGAAGATGGTGACCCTCGGCGACGTCGTGAAGTTCCAGGTCGGGCAGGTGCTCGAGCTCGAAGCCACGCCACGCTCGCTGGCCCGTCTCGAAAGCAATAATCAGGTGCTGTTCTGGTGTCAGATCGGCCAGCTGGATGGCTATTACGCCATGCAGGTGTCCGATCCCGTGGATCAGAAACGGGAGTTCGTCGATGATATCCTATCTCGTTGA
- the fliN gene encoding flagellar motor switch protein FliN — translation MAQSFDYESAPASGEAETSPLERLAEIAQRTAEETGKFANVDAILRIPVTMQVVLGSATIPVANLMKLGRGAVVPLDHRVGEPVDVVVNGRIVARGEVVVVEEDNSRFGVSLTEIVGPLGQGDT, via the coding sequence ATGGCGCAATCCTTCGACTATGAGTCTGCACCTGCATCGGGAGAGGCCGAGACGTCTCCGCTGGAGCGGCTGGCGGAGATCGCCCAGCGCACCGCCGAGGAGACCGGCAAGTTCGCCAATGTCGACGCTATCCTGCGCATTCCCGTCACCATGCAGGTGGTGCTCGGCTCGGCGACCATTCCGGTGGCGAACCTGATGAAGCTCGGCCGTGGCGCGGTCGTTCCGCTCGATCACCGGGTCGGGGAGCCCGTCGACGTCGTCGTCAACGGCCGCATCGTCGCTCGCGGCGAGGTGGTCGTGGTCGAAGAGGACAATTCCCGCTTCGGCGTCTCGCTCACGGAGATCGTCGGGCCGCTGGGGCAGGGTGATACCTGA